A genomic window from Solanum dulcamara chromosome 11, daSolDulc1.2, whole genome shotgun sequence includes:
- the LOC129872514 gene encoding uncharacterized protein LOC129872514, translating into MKKLNKDWDAASKRRMNQVNELDEFCLNAYESASLYKEQIKKYHDQKIEKRTFAPEDLVLLFNSRMYLFSGKHKSKWFGPLRVSQVLSHGAVELEKKDGMNFKLNDQRIKAYMGTEDEIKTVEGWKLSEE; encoded by the coding sequence ATGAAGAAATTGAACAAGGATTGGGATGCAGCATCTAAACGAAGGATGAATCAAGTAAATGAGCTCGATGAGTTTTGCCTAAATGCATATGAAAGCGCATCCTTGTACAAAGAGCAAATAAAGAAATACCATgaccaaaagattgaaaagcGAACATTTGCACCCGAAGACTTAGTCCTTCttttcaactcaaggatgtaTTTATTTTCTGGCAAACACAAATCAAAATGGTTTGGACCACTTCGAGTGAGTCAAGTTCTTTCACATGGTGCAGTTGAGTTAGAGAAGAAAGATGGCATGAATTTTAAACTAAATGATCAAAGAATCAAAGCATACATGGGCACAGAAGATGAAATCAAAACTGTGGAAGGATGGAAGCTTAGTGAAGAATGA